One part of the Salmo salar chromosome ssa10, Ssal_v3.1, whole genome shotgun sequence genome encodes these proteins:
- the LOC106560238 gene encoding protein sel-1 homolog 3: MNVFESFNLCGHAVTVVIVLSLALCESSTHTMSTSSSPAGESSMLHGDSIQFDLVPDKVMHGSVVQVSYQCSRACEVGVEVVVSTQTKTGVAVFRRRWTNHRHLHVPRTHPVKLWFPPGMAYRKDLFMRRTLDVHNVMVRAWLDHLEQDKGDKGHVNRTSTYNGSLVRTFKVLQAVLPSERPARLYPGCFSWMADLMWQLTRDRIHQCPHESDTVDMLTFPMVSTGKSFGVIRKIHPFINRDLERDRVLTVEKPSITVSIWVFLVQWCDKKLCGIIHHVDQNSKYDTPLMQLTNTGDIIIQVRVVSGGDQAFRAHTALPLWTWIRLDCFIQGSKVTLQVKPEMTLGGMVEHTHIFDFQSDIHYNDTGGYFVIGGGRFMPGFHGYFGPIKYYRLGTEKVINFLSPAKTLEGLEKTHRECDVIREVTAAFLQAVTHNQEVFMTGLCHSHYISLWRRFGQNTCSQTWTWEAQKKHRALFTFLETQQKDFTTGTKNRRTPLHLGRRLFEHVVNRLSNRGSNQMDSTTTSSLIALLQMSSCYGYHHASLLLSTIHLAGLGAPVDQQQGHVYSLIGALGDNRLALMHLGYKHTQGIDGFPKDFDMAYSYYSNVGAQTSIDQGRVLGNQQYITEHILISNEDHLNSLTHETGDTFQYIKFQADRGDVESQKLLAKLLFWGQNGVSKDVGSAVKWYTKSAMELEDPAAMYEYSILLFKGQGVKRNMTLGLQILEKAAAKGSVQALNGLGWYYSTILRDYKTAYKYFEQAAHNGSHDGMFNLGVYHLNGKNPHNPEKNETAAFHLFLNSSLYGHVDGAVEAAWYLSTGNLEGVSRDTERAVIMLKQICEQNGYLGYIVREALQVYLQGSRGEALVRYALAAETGLGVAQNNVAYLCEELKQSYDCQWRYYNHSTMNYAPHDSGLLKMGDYYYSSSRLGAVDQAISLYSRAALAGSPQGIYKLVVLAEEGHDVPLIIRDRLNISIHDGLDIVVERLLQRCVELDEDEDLTPCTLALLRVRMGKSWRKITQDPIQLSLVYISVVTLIIALVTVLIQSALECLQVHIPARQRRHTTDRAVDDRTGTSPVNQAEVNGNGQQDQNDPIRREDRMSRTVRMAQGLWSILLRDGQRVQQTVDLAVTVSGVCLCVLCTLILHHLL; this comes from the exons ATGAACGTTTTTGAAAGTTTTAACCTTTGTGGACATGCTGTCACCGTTGTAATTGTTTTGTCGCTG GCACTATGTGAGTCTTCAACCCACACCATGTCTACCTCCTCATCCCCAGCTGGAGAGAGCTCAATGCTGCATGGCGATTCCATACAGTTTGACTTGGTCCCAGACAAAGTGATGCATGGCTCAGTGGTCCAAGTTAGTTACCAGTGCTCCAGGGCCTGTGAGGTGGGAGTGGAGGTGGTGGTCTCCACACAGACCAAGACAGGAGTGGCTGTCTTCAGGAGGAGATGGACCAACCACAGACACCTCCATGTCCCCAGGACTCATCCAGTGAAGCTTTGGTTCCCTCCAGGCATGGCCTACAGAAAGGACCTCTTCATGAGGCGCACATTGGACGTCCATAATGTGATGGTTCGAGCCTGGTTGGACCAccttgagcaagacaaaggagacaaAGGCCACGTGAATAGGACCAGCACATACAATGGGTCCCTGGTGAGGACGTTCAAAGTGCTTCAGGCAGTACTTCCCTCTGAGCGTCCAGCTAGACTTTATCCTGGGTGCTTCTCCTGGATGGCTGATCTTATGTGGCAGCTGACCAGAGACAGAATCCACCAGTGCCCACATGAGTCAG ACACTGTGGATATGTTGACATTTCCAATGGTTAGCACTGGAAAGAGTTTTGGAGTGATTCGCAAGATCCACCCTTTCATCAACAGAGATCTTGAGAGAGATCGTGTCCTCACTGTGGAGAAGCCCAG TATCACAGTGTCTATATGGGTCTTTCTGGTGCAGTGGTGTGACAAGAAACTGTGTGGAATCATCCATCATGTTGATCAGAACAGCAAATATGACACTCCTCTGATGCAGCTCACTAACACAG GAGATATCATAATTCAGGTTCGTGTGGTGTCTGGGGGAGATCAGGCATTCAGAGCCCACACAGCTCTGCCTCTCTGGACCTGGATCAGACTAGACTGCTTCATACAAGGCTCCAAG GTGACACTGCAAGTTAAACCTGAAATGACATTGGGAGGAATGGTGgagcacacacacatatttgA CTTTCAGAGTGACATCCATTACAATGACACTGGTGGATACTTTGTGATTGGAGGGGGCAGGTTCATGCCAGGTTTCCATGGCTATTTTGGACCAATCAAATACTATCGTTTGGGCACAGAAAAG GTGATCAACTTCCTTTCCCCTGCCAAGACATTAGAGGGCCTGGAAAAGACTCACAGAGAGTGTGATGTTATCAGAGAAGTCACTGCAGCCTTTCTTCAGGCTGTGACACACAACCAGGAAGTCTTTATGACAG GTTTGTGTCACTCTCACTACATCAGTTTATGGAGAAGGTTTGGACAGAATACATGTAGCCAGACATGGACCTGGGAAGCACAGAAGAAGCACCGTGCACTTTTCACCTTCTTAGAGACCCAGCAAAAGGACTTCACCACAG GAACTAAGAACAGGAGAACACCCCTTCACCTTGGAAGAAGATTGTTTGAGCATGTAGTGAATAGACTGTCCAATAGAGGAAGCAACCAGATggactccaccaccacctcctccctgATAGCCCTGCTGCAGATGTCCTCCTGCTATGGCTACCACCACGCCTCCTTGCTGCTCTCCACCATCCACCTGGCTGGCCTGGGGGCCCCTGTGGACCAACAGCAG GGTCATGTCTACAGTCTGATTGGTGCACTGGGAGACAACCGTTTAGCCCTCATGCATTTgggctacaaacacacacaaggaaTTGACGGGTTCCCCAAAGACTTTGACATGGCGTACAGTTACTACTCCAATGTTGGGGCACAGACCAGTATTGACCAAGGGCGGGTACTGGGGAATCAG CAATATATCACTGAGCACATTCTTATAAGCAATGAGGACCACCTGAACAGCCTAACTCATGAGACAGGTGACACCTTTCAGTATATCAAATTTCAAGCTGACAGAGGAGACGTTGAgtcacag AAACTTCTAGCAAAGCTTCTATTCTGGGGTCAAAATGGTGTCTCTAAGGACGTTGGGAGTGCAGTTAAGTGGTACACTAAGAGTGCCATGGAGCTGGAGGATCCTGCAGCCATGTATGAGTACTCTATCTTATTATTTAAG GGACAGGGGGTGAAGAGGAACATGACTCTGGGTCTTCAGATATTGGAGAAAGCTGCAGCCAAG GGTTCAGTCCAAGCCTTGAATGGGCTGGGATGGTATTACAGCACCATACTGAGAGACTACAAGACTGCCTACAAGTACTTTGAACAGGCTGCCCACAATGGCAGTCATGACGGCATGTTTAACCTGGGTGTGTATCACTTAAATGGGAAGAACCCACACAACCCAGAAAAGAATGAG ACTGCTGCGTTTCATCTCTTCCTAAACTCCTCCCTCTATGGTCACGTGGACGGGGCGGTGGAGGCGGCCTGGTATCTGTCCACAGGAAACCTGGAGGGGGTCTCCCGGGACACAGAGAGGGCTGTGAT CATGCTGAAACAGATCTGTGAGCAGAATGGTTACCTGGGATACATCGTAAGAGAGGCTCTCCAAGTCTACCTCCAGGGCTCCCG GGGCGAGGCTCTGGTCAGGTATGCCCTTGCCGCTGAAACAGGTTTGGGAGTGGCCCAGAATAATGTTGCCTACCTATGTGAG GAGTTGAAGCAGAGCTATGATTGTCAATGGAGGTATTATAACCATTCCACAATGAACTATGCCCCACATGATTCTG GTTTGCTGAAGATGGGCGACTACTACTACTCAAGCAGCAGGCTAGGAGCTGTTGATCAGGCTATATCACTGTACAGCAGAGCAGCCCTGGCAGGCAGTCCTCAG GGAATATATAAGTTGGTGGTTTTAGCAGAAGAGGGACATGATGTCCCATTGATCATCagagacagattaaacatatCAATTCATGATGGGCTGGACATTGTGGTGGAGAGACTCTTACAAAG ATGTGTAGAGTTGGATGAAGATGAGGATCTGACACCATGTACTTTAGCTCTACTCAGAGTCCGCATGGGAAAATCCTGGAGAAAAATTACTCAAGACCCTATACAGCTGTCATTG GTTTATATATCTGTTGTTACTCTCATCATTGCTCTGGTTACTGTGCTAATCCAAAGTGCTCTGG